ATTTGGTAAAGGGTCGATAAGTACGTCACCAAAAGCTATCGCGAAGGTTGCCATACTGTTCGTGGAACGAAACAGGCAGGTAAAAGTacttataaaatatgaaagaattcattaattaattaaaaggagGGCCAAAAGTTGTTGTAATGCTACTTAATTTAAGTAAGTAGTTGCGAACATTGGaattaaaactgtgaaaaGGGTGGCCGCTCTATTTTCTTGTAAACAGCTTAAACAGCTGTTTACCGGTGAatgcatatttgaaaatgtaagtACAAAAGTAATAAGTccttattttcaattaaacacaGAGCTATTGTTTTTAGGGGCAAGCACAAATCATCATTTCAGGACGAGGTCATGCAGGGGTTCATGAAGGAAAACCAAGATTTGGCCAGGGGATTTACAAAGGGCGACAAGGTGGCTTCAGATGCGAAGTGGGCCGAACTTTGCAGCACCTTGAATATAATTTGGCCCTCCAATAAAAGATGTTTCAGGGTGGAAAAAGGTAGGAttattcaacaaatataaGAAAAGTGGAATATTATAGTAATATATTCCAGATTTGGTGTGATTGGAAGGGATGCATCCGCAAGAAACTTGCCAAAAATAAGGCGGAGATCAGGGCTACTGGTGGTCGTCCTTATTCACAGCTGCCAATAAGTGAAGTGGAGGAGGAAGTGGCCAGGCTATGCGGCTTGTACGAGATGGTGGACGGAGTTGGCGGTTCGGTATATGGAGCTCCATCCTCCGTGGATCATGTGCTGAACATAGAGAGCGATgacgaaatggaaaaacttgCTGAAGAACCATTATCTCAAAATGTCGACGAAGTGCCGACCGCCAAGCGTCGTCGCAACAATCCTGCCGCTTCTTTCGACCAAAGCCTGTAAAGCCTGTGCGGGACTCAGCTTGATGTTATGACACAGCTCAATTCTTCCATGGCGGAGCACTTCAAAAAAATGGAGGAACTGCAAAAGGAGGCACTTTCAGTCCAGAAGGAAGCGGTTGCTATCCAAAAGGAGGATAATGCAAACAAGAAGGAACTtcttaataaattcaatagcATATTAAGCAAATTAGaacaataaatcaaactattaataaaaaacagtAGGTGTGatgaaacaaattttatttttataaacttattGTTTAATCTTCAGACTAAGAGCGACTGAACAATTTCATCGCGTTCAGGTTGTCCGTCATCATCTCCTTCTACATCATTGTTGTCAAAAGTATCTTGCGCGTCGTCAAATGGAAATTCCTCGGTAATGATCAAGTTTCGCCTTCTACATATATTGTGCAAAGCACAGCATACATTTACAACCATGCAACAAAACAATGGCTCATATTTTAAGCAGCGTTGCAGGCAACGAAAACGACTCTTAAGCACTCCAATAGTCCGTTCGACAATGTTTCTGGCTCGAGCATGCCTTAAGTTAAATGTATGCTGATACGTTCCAATCTCCGCGCTCCTGTAGGGAGTTAAAACGAAGCTCTCTAGCGCGTATCCGGAGTTCGCCAAAACAAAGTGCCCGTTTATGATGGTGGATAAGAATTCTCTCGCGCTTGAGTGGTTCCATATGAAAGAATCATTGCATGACCCAGGGTGAGTGGCTTCAATGGCGATGATCTCCATATTGTCGTTGCAAACCTTAGGAAATAAAAAGGTTTTTACGTATCTATGACAGATGTAGACGTAGTACTTACCACCATGGAGTTCAAACTGTAATAACCCTTTCTATTAAAGAAAACAGAGGAATTGTTTACAGGCTTCTGAATTCTAATATAAGTTCCATCCAAACAGGCAACTATTCTTGGCAGTTGATATCTTGTAAAGAAGTTTACGGAAGATTTCTGCATTTGTTGCCTAGACATTTGGAGAGATATAGCATCCCGACAGAGAAGCCTGTCTAGCAGCGGAATAAATACTTTAAGAATCTTTCCAAATGTGCTGCGTCCAATGTTTATATGATGGTCCTGGGCCACTGATAGCTGATAGCAGCCAGTAGCCAGGTACCGCAACACAGCAGCCGATTGAATTGAGTGTGACAATTTAGTCACTTGCAAAAGTGGCCTTACTACCTCCAAAACCTTTTAAAAGTACGCTTGTTAATCCTATATCAATTAACaaagctgaaaaataaaaggtTACTCGCGGAATGTtcaatgaaatatattaaaaacacatGTATTGCATCTTAGAGCCTAGACTTTCTCAAGCCCAGCAATTTCTGCCTTCTCCAGGCTCCTGTCTTCAAAACAAGCAATGGCAAATACAAAAGGCATTTTTTCGCGTAGTTTAGTtgtgattaaataaaaaagtaagcTGTTTGAGCAGTAAGAAATGATGATAAACGAAACATTCCGATAGCAAAACGATAGCAAAAATTTTATGAAAACCAGAGCACgtaaaaacgaaatcgtaAGATTTGGccccaaatcgaattcgaaaaaaacttacgattaccggagcatgcctgattATTTTATGAGTGgctgtaaattattttatagaaaaattATAGCACAGTGTGCAAAAGCTCTGCATTCCGAGCTTTTCCAATTATCTGTTCGAACTTTTGGTTGCGACCAAAGTTAGGAAGCATAACACTCCATTTTCTATTTCCAGTGTACTACATTTTTTCACAATAACAAAAGAATAACAGAAAAATAGCCGGCAGCGTAAGCTATACACGGGATTTTTAATGTTTACGGCTTACTAAAAATCTATCTGTGAAGACACGTccacagacagacggacatggccatgatcatgatcaagaatatatacatatgtatatatggctCTGCTCTTGCATTACTGTGTGATGCGTTCGACACTGCAATAGGAGCTGTACTAGAGCAGTATACAAATGATTGTTGGCAGATTCCCCtgaaaaaaattatagaaCTTATGACAGACAATAACTAGCCATTTACGAAGCTATAATATTAAGTAGTTTAGACACTTCCTTGAAGCGAAATTATGTCATTAAAATGGATCACAAGCCTCTTATTTAAGCATCGACCAATCATTACTGCTCCAAAGAATGAGTTTTAGCCAAAATTCCTGGTTGTACTGTGGCGTATCTACTAAACGATTAGGACCTTGCATTCCGCTGACTTTACGTCAACAGCAAATTcgccaaaaatttgtttggcccaATATGAACAAGGATATTACCACCTAGTGCAGAAACTGTGTTCCTTGCCAACGTTAAAAAATCAGGAAACACAACCACTTGTTTTCTGAGAAGATAGCTTTTCCAAATTTTAGATTCGatcatgtatgtacatctggATATAGTGGTCATGCTAGCTTATCAAAATTTGCGCTATTGTTTAGCAATTGATCGTTTCTCTCATTGGCCAGAAGCTCTACTACTACCAGCTGCACTTCAAGgactatgtacatatgtacatgtatgttTCAAGGAAGACCTAAACTCGTCGGCCGCAAACATTTTATATGGAGTTCCATTACGCCTTCCCAACTAATTCTTAAATGGCTTGGACACAAGCTTACCAACATTTAAGATACATGCGAATGATGAGACCTCCTTCGACCAGCAACCACATTAAGTAAAAGCCATTCCGATTAAAGGGGTTTGATCAGTGCTCGCATTTAGATATTTATCCGAACAGACGCAGTTAAGGAAACATTTGAGGCACCATACACAGGTCCATATAAAGTTTTATGGCGACGTACAGATAATGTTTTTATAGTTCAATtgaaaaaaacttttccatatataaaatagtagGTTCAGAAGAAGTGTTGTTTCTTAATCTATTCTATTACATGGGAAAATGCCTGGTATTTGTTATTCTAGTGTTTCTTGCAGACTTATTTACACTGTATTTGGTTCTATTAACTAGAGATACATATATCAATAGCTGATGAATAGTTCGGATTAATTTAGAATGTCCGAAAACTATTATTAATACatgaaaatttttattaaaaaaggcCCCCTTTTAAAGTGGTTTATTACATTTAGATGTAGAGATTTGAACGTTGTattgtaatattttcaaactaaTGAAGAAATTTAAGAATTGAAATAATTCTTAGCTAAAAACACGGAAAGATGGATAAAGATATAAAGTTCtagatttaaaataaattagataaataatttaaacttatttattaattttgatcaaatcaattttgcaattgtttaccgcaattttaataaaaacatttttatgaattaacATTTGAGTcgtcattgtttttgttggatACGGTTTACTGTAttcaaatgggaaaaatattaatattaatattctttttaaaaaattttccaTGTCGCCATGGTGTTTTGTGTGTTaaaattttcagtttttcgctttttatgtTAAGAACTATATTATTAAAAGGTTTATAGAATTGTATTGcgacttttctttatttaatttttccaaaaaaGACAGAGGAAAAACTGTGTGGTCAAAAAAATCAACTGTTTCATAATATCAGTTGAGACGAAAGttaaaatttgataaataatTTCGGGTTTTCATACAAAATGATTAAAACTTTCCGCTCATATCCAAATTGGCTACAACACGAATTAAACTTGCCGTTTTAAACTTTACTTTGCATCGCCCATAGCCAATCTTTTGCACTGCGAAAATACCAGTAACTTAATTTTTAAGTAATATACTGCTTAGCTCTACCATAAAAggttgtattatttttgtacttttctTGTATCATCTCTTCAGCATTTTCATTTAGTCCTGCTTCCATCGTATATATCTTTTTTGGCTTTCAAAACCATTGTATCCGAGTCCAGGATTTTCTCCTTGACCAAGGAGggtattttgtgttttttgttaattagGTTCCTCGTACCGAAGTCTAATGTTAAATAACTCCAGGTtggtaaaataaaagtttacaAATTTGTATTACACCACGGATTAGAAGAATTTTCTATTCTATTAACTTTACACTTTCCTTGGCTGAGTACCagataatatttatgaaaaaaaattgcaGCACACGACTAAAGCATTTaggttttgtatttaaaattatttaaattgttttccaagTGAGTTTTAAATGACTGTGAAGGATGTCTGTCGTTGCCCACTGACGCCGACTGTTACCGGATGTGTTTGAGGACGATGGGTTTGATGAATTGTATCCCCAGTTCGCTCCTCCGCCGCAGAAACCGATCTGCCATATAATCCGCGAAGAGGCGAGACCGCGGCACTGCCACAGTGGCCGCCTGATCCGGGTGCAGGTGCCGTTGTGACGTCGGTCCAATGTGCTCCTGTGCCCAGACCGTGCCACTCCTGTCAGCGGTTATTGGCTAGCGTCGGCCAACGACCAAAGGCCATGTCCATGGTCACGCGGCACATCCTCACCGGACACCGCCACTGCATGGCCCTGCAGCACCAGACTGCCACTTCCAAACCGCGGCTCCATCTTTGGGAGCGGTAGAGAGGCTGCAGGATGCGGGGCCCAAATCGCAGATCCTGTGCTGTTTCATGCTCTGTTTTAGTTGGCAGAACTCAACAGATCAGAAAAAGATCTTGAAAATACAATTTCGCGAGATTCCGTAACAGTCAAGGATAACCGATTGGGAGAAGAACAATGCAGCCAAACAGGAGCATTCCTTGATGTCAAAGGGTAAAGCAAACCAAATATATAAGAATCCCGTGGGAAGGTCCGTCATTCGGATCCAGAAGAAAAAGTCCAAACGCCccaaataaagacccgagcACGTTTGCAGTGCACAGCCATTGTCCGTGCTGCAGCAatctaaataaaattatttaaattcagaTTATTTGGAAAAACTCTATATGAAATACGTAAGAATAAGacgaaaataaatgaacaGGTATATTAATAACAAACATTTTATCTTCGCAGGGCTGAATAGGTGGTGCACTGTGGTACGGGATCCATCGCACGATGGAGTGCTTATGGTGACGACCATGGACTGCTCGCAAAAGGGCCATGCAGGCGGGTTTGCGGGAAAACATAATCATGGATTTCCGGCGGAGGGTCTTTGCTAGACCCAAATATTCCATTTAAGGTAGACGTTACTGCACAAAGGACGTTTCCATCTTCGCCGTGGAATTGTTCTCATGCTTCGCTTTAAGTTCGCAAAAGAAATCAGCTTATATAGCAGAAAATCCAAGGCGTTGGGAGCTGCCCAAAGAGATGTTTTGCCATTGTCTTTA
This genomic interval from Drosophila teissieri strain GT53w chromosome 3L, Prin_Dtei_1.1, whole genome shotgun sequence contains the following:
- the LOC122616933 gene encoding putative nuclease HARBI1, translating into MEPRFGSGSLVLQGHAVAVSGEDEWHGLGTGAHWTDVTTAPAPGSGGHCGSAAVSPLRGLYGRSVSAAEERTGDTIHQTHRPQTHPVLEVVRPLLQVTKLSHSIQSAAVLRYLATGCYQLSVAQDHHINIGRSTFGKILKVFIPLLDRLLCRDAISLQMSRQQMQKSSVNFFTRYQLPRIVACLDGTYIRIQKPVNNSSVFFNRKGYYSLNSMVVCNDNMEIIAIEATHPGSCNDSFIWNHSSAREFLSTIINGHFVLANSGYALESFVLTPYRSAEIGTYQHTFNLRHARARNIVERTIGVLKSRFRCLQRCLKYEPLFCCMVVNVCCALHNICRRRNLIITEEFPFDDAQDTFDNNDVEGDDDGQPERDEIVQSLLV